One part of the Quercus lobata isolate SW786 chromosome 7, ValleyOak3.0 Primary Assembly, whole genome shotgun sequence genome encodes these proteins:
- the LOC115953691 gene encoding protein SLOW GREEN 1, chloroplastic-like has product MESLSKLNYRHQPIHLSVNHHRPSFQRPISSLSFRTPPSSSSSSSQSSPFKSFSIKASSSSSSSAFPQNPKPQLSKTLAPLLKTTCVTVAAAAALFFIRFQHKPAFAATATAPPPTVEESINTEETERSIEDRLSQDPEDVEALKSLMEVRIKARKLKEAIQVIDRLIELEPEEFEWPLLKANIFSYMGEQELAKSKFEEILEKDPLRVEAYHGLVMVSSELSDENMLKELAKRVEEATEKCDKLGKKSDARDFKLLVAQINVVKGLYNEALRIYEQLAKEEPRDFRPYLCQGILYTLLSKKDEAEKQFDKFRRLVPKNHPYKEYFDDNMFATKIFAQRVERERKSSRR; this is encoded by the coding sequence atggAGTCTCTCTCTAAACTGAACTACCGTCACCAACCCATTCACCTCTCAGTCAATCACCACCGTCCATCATTCCAAAGGCCCATTTCTTCCCTCTCTTTCAGGAccccaccatcatcatcatcatcatcatctcaaTCTTCACCGTTCAAATCATTCTCTATCAAAGcctcatcctcctcctcctcctccgctTTTccccaaaaccctaaaccccAGCTCTCCAAAACCCTAGCCCCTCTCCTCAAAACCACATGCGTCACCGTCGCCGCCGCCGCCGCATTATTCTTTATTCGGTTCCAACACAAACCCGCCTTCGCCGCCACCGCCACAGCGCCACCGCCCACGGTGGAGGAGTCGATTAACACCGAAGAAACGGAGCGCAGCATTGAAGACCGGTTGAGCCAAGACCCAGAAGACGTCGAAGCTCTAAAGTCCCTCATGGAGGTCAGAATCAAAGCTCGGAAGTTGAAAGAAGCTATCCAAGTCATTGACCGTCTCATCGAGCTCGAACCAGAAGAGTTCGAGTGGCCATTGTTGAAAGCAAACATTTTTAGCTACATGGGGGAGCAAGAATTGGCCAAAAGTAAGTTCGAGGAGATCTTAGAGAAAGACCCATTACGCGTCGAGGCCTATCATGGCCTTGTTATGGTTTCTTCTGAACTATCTGATGAGAATATGTTGAAGGAACTTGCGAAAAGGGTTGAGGAGGCAACGGAGAAGTGCGATAAGCTTGGAAAGAAGTCAGACGCGAGGGATTTCAAGCTCTTGGTGGCGCAGATTAATGTTGTGAAAGGGCTCTATAACGAGGCATTGAGGATTTATGAGCAGCTTGCGAAAGAGGAACCGAGAGATTTTAGGCCTTATTTGTGTCAGGGAATTTTGTATACTCTGCTGAGTAAGAAAGATGAGGCTGAGAAACAGTTTGACAAGTTTCGAAGGCTTGTGCCCAAGAATCACCCTTACAAGGAGTATTTTGATGATAATATGTTTGCAACAAAGATTTTTGCTCAGAGAgtagaaagggagagaaagagttCGAGGCGTTGA
- the LOC115952127 gene encoding uncharacterized protein LOC115952127, with amino-acid sequence MDFHYDIDFIFPNDEPPFDSSSDDDETELTLAIAIEELKNEGASTSRRRSVQPRRFIWRNPLQGHDRLFHDYFAETPVYPPNVFRRRFRMSCSLFLRIHSRVEATEPYFVQKRNAANTLGLSSLQKMTAAIRMLAYGVSADFMDEYIRIGETTAIKSLKKFVKAVVSIFSEEYLRSPNNNDIAKL; translated from the coding sequence ATGGATTTCCATTATgacattgattttatttttccaaatgatGAGCCTCCATTTGACTcatcttctgatgatgatgagacGGAACTTACTCTAGCCATTGCCATAGAAGAATTAAAGAATGAAGGAGCATCAACATCACGTCGTCGTTCGGTTCAACCTCGCAGGTTTATCTGGCGTAATCCTTTGCAAGGTCATGATAGGCTTTTCCATgattattttgctgaaacacCAGTGTATCCTCCTAATGTATTTCGAAGGAGGTTTCGAATGAGTTGTTCTCTTTTTCTACGTATCCATTCAAGAGTTGAAGCTACTGAACCATACtttgttcaaaaaagaaatgcgGCTAACACACTCGGGTTGTCTTCCCTTCAAAAGATGACCGCTGCAATCAGAATGCTTGCTTATGGAGTGTCGGCTGATTTCATGGATGAATACATAAGGATTGGAGAAACCACTGCaataaaaagcttaaaaaaatttgttaaagcgGTAGTTTCAATCTTTTCTGAAGAGTACTTGAGGTCACCAAACAACAATGACATTGCAAAGTTGTAA
- the LOC115952128 gene encoding uncharacterized protein LOC115952128, with the protein MLGSINCMHWKWKNCPSKWKGQYIGHTRDPTIILEIVASYDLWIWHAFFGLPGSHNDINVLERSSVFSELAEGRAPAVNYSINGNNYSMGYYLADGIYPSWATFVKTIPAP; encoded by the coding sequence ATGCTAGGGAGCATCAACTGCATGCATTGGAAATGGAAGAATTGTCCAAGTAAGTGGAAAGGTCAATATATTGGTCATACACGTGATCCAACGATAATTTTGGAAATCGTGGCGTCGTATGACCTTTGGATATGGCATGCATTTTTTGGGTTACCGGGGTCTCACAATGATATCAATGTCCTAGAGCGGTCTTCTGTATTTTCTGAGCTTGCTGAAGGGCGTGCTCCTGCGGTTAATTACTCGATAAATGGTAATAACTATTCGATGGGGTACTATCTTGCAGATGGTATATATCCATCATGGGCAACATTTGTCAAAACAATTCCAGCACCATAA
- the LOC115952129 gene encoding glutathione S-transferase T2-like — MAFSLPSRHADFAIVDLATLISGLWVCAGGGFRIYRVLADLLCGYLVVSFIAVITLYLVMDSQNQNPFFLDILQDNEQGFESFDSSNLMSTPHSDVNVHQSPPEVEMGQSIPPIAKKSTTKRGQRRINFTIDEDIKLVSAWLNIEDAKTIYQVNCKNAFQLEHCWRILRNEAKWLVLRDSLKARTRQPATRPATQPATQPATQSFASSINVDEDNKEMNSSETLERPIGKKAEKEKLKKRKNYDDVIPTLSSQLDEIKEEKRRMHEEKKESMRIALEERREAMRIASEERRELIRIKEEKNEVKKRKMEDELMMKDTRTMDPEQKEYIRLRRLEILERLRSKNVS, encoded by the exons ATGGCATTCTCATTGCCCTCTCGCCACGCCGATTTCGCAATCGTCGATCTCGCCACGCTGATCtcgggtttgtgggtttgtgccggTGGTGGGTTTAGAat TTACAGAGTTCTAGCTGATTTACTATGTGGATATTTGGTTGTTAGCTTTATTGCCGTGATTACCTTGTATTTG GTGATGGactcacaaaatcaaaatcccttCTTCCTTGACATTTTACAAGACAATGAACAaggttttgagtcttttgacagTAGTAATTTGATGTCCACTCCGCATTCAGACGTCAATGTCCATCAATCTCCACCCGAAGTTGAAATGGGACAATCTATACCCcctattgcaaaaaaatcaactactaAGAGAGGTCAACGGAGAATCAACTTCACCATAGATGAAGACATTAAGCTAGTGTCGGCGTGGCTTAAT aTTGAAGATGCAAAAACTATATATCAAGTTAATTGCAAAAATGCATTTCAATTGGAGCATTGTTGGAGAATTTTGAGGAACGAAGCTAAGTGGTTGGTTCTAAGAGATAGTTTGAAGGCCCGCACAAGACAACCAGCCACACGACCAGCCACACAACCAGCCACACAACCAGCCACACAATCCTTTGCAAGCTCAATAAATGTAGATGAAGATAATAAAGAGATGAACTCCAGCGAAACCTTGGAGAGACCTATAGGCAAGAAAGCTGAAAaggagaaattaaagaaaagaaagaattatgATGACGTGATCCCAACACTTTCCTCCCAATTGGACGAAATcaaggaagaaaagagaagaatgcatgaggagaaaaaggaaagtaTGCGCATTGCATTAGAAGAACGAAGAGAGGCAATGCGCATTGCATCCGAAGAACGAAGAGAGTTGATTCGTATCAAGGAAGAGAAGAATGAagtaaaaaagaggaaaatggaAGATGAACTTATGATGAAAGATACAAGAACTATGGATCCTGAGCAAAAAGAATACATTCGTCTACGTCGTTTGGAAATCTTGGAGAGATTAAGGTCTAAAAATGTATCATAA